Proteins encoded in a region of the Triplophysa rosa linkage group LG14, Trosa_1v2, whole genome shotgun sequence genome:
- the dclk1b gene encoding serine/threonine-protein kinase DCLK1b isoform X4, giving the protein MCSSSLLCSRTANGTAGSQLSTPRSGKSPSPSATSPASLRRRRGSQHSGSSLSLASTKVCSSMDEGDGPSSEAELMEDYPQVPASIAERYKVGRMIGDGNFALVRECAERSTGREYALKIINKSKCRGKEHMIQNEVSILRRVKHPNIVLLIEEVDTYNELYLVMELVKGGDLFDAITSSNKYTERDASGMLYNLSSAIKYLHSHNIVHRDIKPENLLVYEHQDGSKSLKLGDFGLATVVDGPLYTICGTPTYVAPEIVAETGYGLKVDIWAAGVITYILLCGFPPFRGSTEDQDALLDQILMGQLEFPLPYWDNVSDSAKELITCMLQVEVDQRYTALQVLDHPWVNDERLCENEHQLSVAGKIKKHFHTGSKPSSSTAGVSIIATTPLDKERQVFRRRRHQDVKATLSTFPSGTPTSVTLSPAEFTSESEDISPSSAETVRSPHSPF; this is encoded by the exons ATGTGCTCCAGCAGTCTGCTGTGCTCTAGAACAG CTAATGGAACAGCGGGCAGTCAGCTGTCGACTCCACGGTCAGGAAAATCTCCCAGTCCATCAGCCACCAGTCCAGCCAGCCTGAGGAGACGGAGG GGCTCTCAGCACAGTggctcctccctctctctcgccTCTACCAAGGTGTGCAGCTCTATGGACGAGGGAGATGGGCCAAGCAGTGAAG CTGAGCTGATGGAGGATTATCCTCAGGTTCCCGCTTCCATAGCTGAGAGGTACAAAGTGGGGAGAATGATTGGAGATGGGAACTTCGCTTTGGTCCGGGAGTGTGCGGAGAGATCCACAGGACGAGAGTACGCTCTGAAGATCATTAACAAAAGCAAATGCAGGGGGAAG GAACACATGATACAGAATGAGGTGTCTATTCTTCGGAGAGTGAAGCATCCCAATATTGTTTTACTGATTGAGGAAGTGGACACTTACAACGAGCTCTACCTGGTGATGGAGCTGGTCAAG ggGGGTGACCTCTTTGACGCCATCACTTCCTCCAACAAGTACACGGAACGGGATGCCAGCGGGATGCTGTATAATCTGTCCAGCGCTATCAAATATCTGCACAGCCATAACATTGTTCACCGCGACATCAAACCCGAGAATCTCTTG GTTTATGAACACCAGGATGGAAGTAAATCTCTAAAGCTGGGCGATTTTGGCTTGGCAACAGTTGTAGATGGACCCCTCTACACTATTTGTGGGACCCCGACCTACGTAGCTCCAGAGATCGTTGCAGAGACGGG GTATGGGTTAAAGGTTGATATCTGGGCGGCTGGGGTCATCACATACATTCTGCTTTGTGGGTTTCCACCTTTCCGTGG GAGCACAGAGGATCAGGATGCACTTTTAGATCAGATTTTAATGGGACAGCTGGAGTTCCCTCTTCCATACTGGGACAACGTATCTGACTCGGCAAAG GAGCTTATTACCTGCATGCTGCAGGTGGAGGTGGATCAGAGATACACAGCCCTGCAGGTGCTGGACCATCCCTGGGTCAAC GATGAGAGATTGTGTGAGAATGAACATCAGTTGTCTGTGGCTGGcaagattaaaaaacatttccacaCCGGCTCCAAACCCAGCAGCAGCACCGCTGGAGTCTCCATCATAGCA ACCACCCCTCTTGATAAGGAGAGGCAGGTTTTCAGACGAAGACGCCACCAGGATGTGAAAGCCACCTTGAGCACCTTTCCCTCCGGTACTCCGACCTCGGTCACCCTCTCGCCGGCTGAATTCACATCAGAGTCTGAGGACATCTCTCCCAGTTCAGCCGAGACGGTCCGCTCACCACACTCACCCTTTTAA